In Thermoplasmata archaeon, the following are encoded in one genomic region:
- the gcvPB gene encoding aminomethyl-transferring glycine dehydrogenase subunit GcvPB, with product MSFRQARWDEPNVWDLVPESEAAAPAPIPGVPERLRRKEAVRWPELSELEVVRHYTRLSQMNFGIDTSPYALGSCTMKYNPKVSELLARRAGAADLHPYQPEATTQGALEILWRLERLLAKVTGLPEVSLQAAAGAHGEWAALLMVRAYFRDQGTLAQRTEVLLPDTAHGTNPASAMMAGFTTRELPSTEGCVDLTALRSAVGDRTACFMLTNPNTAGLFESDILEIAEIVHGAGGTLYYDGANLNAILGITHPGRMGFDVAHLNLHKTFATPHGGGGPGAGVLAAGETFGPYLPVPRVVKEGRRFRLDYDRPKSIGKIKAAYGNFGLDLRAYAFALTHGEEGLKHVARRAVLNSNYLGARLGRSLPRPFRTLVKHEFLLSGTPLRARGLRTLDLAKRLLDEGVHAPTVYFPTIVDEALMIELPETESKRELDGYVAAIERSLADSDENLHAAPRSLSVGRIDEVRAAREPRLSWKDLRETAPKVEGAPSVGSAR from the coding sequence ATGAGCTTCCGTCAGGCCCGCTGGGACGAGCCAAATGTCTGGGACCTCGTACCGGAGTCGGAGGCGGCAGCGCCGGCGCCGATCCCCGGGGTCCCCGAGCGACTTCGCCGCAAGGAGGCGGTCCGGTGGCCCGAGCTCTCCGAGCTCGAAGTCGTGCGCCACTACACCCGCCTGTCCCAGATGAACTTCGGGATCGACACGTCGCCCTATGCGCTCGGCTCCTGCACGATGAAGTACAATCCGAAGGTCTCCGAACTGCTTGCGCGACGTGCGGGGGCGGCGGACCTCCATCCGTACCAGCCGGAGGCGACGACCCAGGGCGCGCTCGAGATCCTCTGGCGGCTCGAACGTCTCCTCGCCAAGGTCACGGGCCTCCCCGAGGTCTCGCTGCAGGCGGCCGCGGGCGCGCACGGCGAGTGGGCCGCCCTCCTCATGGTCCGGGCCTACTTCCGCGACCAGGGCACCCTCGCGCAACGCACGGAGGTCCTGTTACCGGACACGGCGCACGGCACGAACCCCGCCTCGGCGATGATGGCGGGCTTCACGACCCGCGAGCTCCCGTCGACGGAAGGCTGCGTCGATCTCACGGCACTGCGCTCCGCCGTTGGCGACCGGACGGCCTGCTTCATGCTCACGAACCCGAACACGGCCGGCCTCTTTGAGAGCGACATCCTCGAGATCGCCGAGATCGTTCACGGGGCGGGCGGCACCCTCTACTACGACGGCGCGAACCTCAACGCGATCCTCGGGATCACGCACCCCGGTCGCATGGGCTTCGACGTCGCGCACCTGAACCTCCACAAGACGTTCGCGACCCCGCACGGGGGCGGGGGTCCCGGCGCCGGGGTCCTCGCGGCGGGAGAGACGTTCGGGCCGTACCTCCCGGTGCCACGCGTGGTGAAGGAGGGGCGGCGGTTCCGCCTCGACTACGACCGTCCGAAGTCGATCGGCAAGATCAAGGCCGCCTACGGCAACTTCGGGCTCGACCTGCGGGCCTACGCCTTCGCGCTGACTCACGGCGAGGAGGGCCTGAAGCACGTCGCCCGCCGCGCCGTCCTGAACTCGAACTATCTCGGCGCCCGCCTCGGCCGCAGCCTGCCCCGTCCGTTCCGCACGCTCGTCAAGCACGAGTTCCTGCTCTCGGGCACGCCGCTCCGGGCGCGGGGCCTGCGCACGCTCGATCTCGCCAAGCGCCTGCTCGACGAGGGGGTCCACGCCCCGACCGTCTACTTCCCGACGATCGTCGACGAGGCGCTGATGATCGAGCTCCCCGAGACCGAGTCGAAGCGCGAGCTCGACGGCTACGTGGCGGCGATCGAGCGCTCGCTCGCGGATTCCGACGAGAACCTCCACGCGGCCCCTCGCTCGCTCTCGGTCGGCCGGATCGACGAGGTCCGCGCGGCGCGCGAACCGCGCCTCTCCTGGAAGGACCTGCGCGAGACCGCCCCAAAGGTTGAAGGGGCGCCGTCGGTAGGCTCGGCCCGATGA
- a CDS encoding aminopeptidase P family protein: protein MKPRVQKIFSHLDPAPDAIVLANATEPHLDQTFFYVFDVPSGLFEASAAIAYPDGELAIVTAPLEADTAFEAAKRDPHVKVHVAPREETAREVRKLLGNARSIGLNFRELTHEWFLKFDDVFPDAKWVDTSNAIRIARVTKDPNELQLLRRAAEIGSKVGREIPSLLKAGMSEVELAAEMEYRMNRYGARGASFSTIVGFGAHSAEPHYSPGETKLQAGDSIVCDFGAWFHRYASDITRSFHFGRRDDELKRVHETVERAQQAALGVIRPGVAAKDVHAAAQKVIDASPWKGRFTHGLGHSIGLAVHDGWSYGPNAQDSLEVGMAFTVEPGIYLVGRGGVRIEDDIVVTKSGYEFLTTTPREYVEVAA, encoded by the coding sequence ATGAAGCCCCGCGTCCAGAAGATCTTCTCCCACCTCGATCCCGCGCCGGACGCCATCGTGCTCGCGAACGCCACCGAGCCGCATCTCGATCAGACCTTCTTCTACGTCTTCGACGTTCCTTCCGGGCTCTTCGAGGCGTCCGCGGCGATCGCCTACCCGGACGGCGAGCTCGCGATCGTCACCGCCCCGCTCGAGGCCGACACCGCGTTCGAGGCGGCGAAGCGGGACCCGCACGTGAAGGTGCACGTCGCGCCGCGGGAGGAGACCGCTCGCGAGGTCCGCAAGCTGCTCGGGAACGCCCGCTCGATCGGCCTCAACTTTCGCGAGCTCACCCACGAATGGTTCCTCAAGTTCGATGACGTGTTCCCGGATGCGAAGTGGGTCGACACCTCGAACGCGATCCGCATCGCGCGGGTGACGAAGGACCCGAACGAGCTCCAGCTGCTGCGCCGCGCGGCCGAGATCGGCTCGAAGGTCGGCCGCGAGATCCCGTCCCTCCTCAAGGCCGGCATGAGCGAGGTCGAGCTGGCGGCCGAGATGGAGTACCGGATGAACCGCTACGGAGCGCGCGGCGCTTCGTTCTCCACGATCGTCGGCTTCGGGGCCCACAGCGCCGAGCCGCACTACTCGCCCGGCGAGACGAAGCTCCAGGCGGGCGACTCGATCGTCTGCGACTTCGGCGCTTGGTTCCACCGCTACGCGAGCGACATCACGCGCTCGTTCCACTTCGGTCGTCGCGACGACGAGCTCAAGCGCGTCCACGAGACCGTCGAGCGAGCCCAGCAGGCCGCCCTCGGCGTGATCCGACCGGGGGTCGCGGCGAAGGACGTCCACGCGGCCGCGCAGAAGGTGATCGACGCGTCGCCCTGGAAGGGCCGGTTCACGCACGGCCTGGGACACTCGATCGGGCTCGCCGTCCACGACGGCTGGAGCTACGGGCCGAACGCCCAGGACTCCCTCGAGGTGGGCATGGCGTTCACCGTCGAACCGGGGATCTACCTCGTCGGACGGGGCGGCGTGCGGATCGAGGACGACATCGTCGTCACGAAGAGCGGCTACGAGTTCCTCACGACGACTCCGCGGGAGTACGTCGAGGTCGCGGCGTGA
- a CDS encoding ATP-dependent 6-phosphofructokinase codes for MRFGVLTGGGDCPGLNAAIRAVVRRAARSGHETLGFSDGWKGVRDDLVRPLPPEVVAGILARGGTILGSSRTNPFAKEADAEKVVATLARHRVDTLVAIGGDDTLSAARELARRGGQVVGVPKTMDNDVAGTDWTFGFHSAVAVAVDALERLRDTAESHHRAIVLEVMGRHAGWVALATGLAGGADATLVPEEPYDEEALLDRVRRALAARGHALVVASEGIDLGPRKGSAGAADEFGHELLGEREVGAELARRIQQRTGVESRSAQIGHIQRGGAPELFDRLLATRLGAGAVDLALAGRFGEVAVLRGGAIVGIPFAEAVGAPKLVTPDWLDLLHTFEG; via the coding sequence GTGAGGTTCGGGGTCCTCACGGGGGGCGGGGACTGCCCCGGCCTCAACGCGGCGATCCGCGCGGTCGTCCGGCGCGCCGCGCGCTCCGGGCACGAGACCCTCGGATTCTCGGACGGCTGGAAGGGCGTGCGGGACGACCTCGTGCGGCCCCTGCCGCCGGAAGTCGTCGCCGGAATCCTGGCGCGCGGGGGGACGATCCTGGGGAGCTCCCGCACGAACCCGTTCGCCAAGGAGGCCGACGCGGAGAAGGTCGTGGCGACCCTCGCCCGGCACCGCGTCGACACGCTCGTCGCGATCGGGGGCGACGACACGCTCTCGGCCGCGCGCGAGCTCGCTCGCCGAGGCGGCCAGGTCGTGGGGGTGCCGAAGACGATGGACAACGACGTCGCCGGCACCGACTGGACGTTCGGCTTCCACTCGGCCGTCGCGGTGGCGGTCGACGCCCTCGAGCGCCTGCGGGATACGGCGGAGAGCCACCACCGCGCGATCGTGCTCGAGGTGATGGGCCGTCACGCCGGCTGGGTCGCGCTCGCGACGGGGCTCGCGGGCGGAGCGGACGCGACGCTCGTGCCCGAGGAGCCCTACGATGAGGAGGCGCTCCTCGATCGGGTTCGGCGCGCCCTCGCCGCCCGGGGCCACGCGCTCGTCGTCGCCAGCGAGGGGATCGACCTCGGCCCGCGCAAGGGCTCGGCGGGAGCGGCGGACGAGTTCGGGCACGAGCTCCTGGGCGAGCGGGAGGTCGGGGCCGAGCTCGCCCGGAGGATCCAGCAGCGGACGGGCGTCGAGTCGCGCAGCGCCCAGATCGGACACATCCAGCGAGGCGGGGCGCCGGAGCTGTTCGACCGCCTCCTCGCGACGCGCCTGGGCGCCGGGGCGGTCGACCTCGCCTTGGCCGGGCGCTTCGGCGAGGTCGCGGTACTGCGGGGCGGCGCGATCGTGGGGATCCCGTTCGCCGAGGCGGTCGGCGCCCCGAAGCTCGTGACGCCGGATTGGCTCGATCTCCTCCACACCTTCGAAGGCTAG
- the mtnA gene encoding S-methyl-5-thioribose-1-phosphate isomerase, whose protein sequence is MPVRALWYARGTLSILDQRALPGRTVVRHLRTLRQTAEAIRTLAVRGAPSIGVAAAYGMVLGQREGRFSPDRAAALLRATRPTAVDLFVGIETVRRAWVAGEDVVRAADDYRARIVEECHRIGTAGAPLLRSAERVLTHCNAGALATVEWGTALAPIRVARDRGAHLFVWVDETRPLLQGSRLTAWELARERIPHAVIADNAAGHFLRTGQVDAILVGADRIARNGDFANKIGTYEKAVVAHENRVPFYVAAPWSTFDVARATGAAIPVEERAEHEVLTLTGRATAPARSHARNPAFDVTPARYVTAFVTPDGVVRPARLAGALRARARRASRA, encoded by the coding sequence ATGCCGGTCCGGGCGCTCTGGTACGCTCGCGGAACCCTGTCCATCCTCGATCAGCGCGCGCTGCCCGGCCGGACGGTCGTCCGGCACCTTCGCACGCTGCGGCAGACCGCCGAGGCGATCCGGACGCTCGCGGTGCGCGGGGCGCCGTCGATCGGCGTCGCCGCGGCGTACGGGATGGTACTCGGTCAGCGGGAAGGTCGCTTTTCACCCGATCGAGCGGCGGCCCTTCTCCGAGCAACACGGCCGACCGCGGTGGACCTGTTCGTCGGCATCGAGACCGTGCGGCGGGCCTGGGTCGCCGGCGAGGACGTGGTCCGCGCCGCCGATGACTACCGCGCCCGGATCGTCGAAGAGTGCCACCGCATCGGCACCGCCGGCGCGCCCCTCCTGCGCTCCGCCGAGCGGGTGCTCACGCACTGCAACGCGGGCGCGCTCGCGACGGTCGAGTGGGGCACTGCGCTCGCCCCGATCCGCGTCGCCCGGGACCGGGGCGCCCACCTGTTCGTCTGGGTGGACGAGACGCGGCCGCTCCTTCAGGGCTCGCGCCTGACCGCCTGGGAGCTCGCCCGCGAGCGCATCCCGCACGCGGTGATCGCCGACAACGCGGCGGGCCACTTCCTGCGGACGGGCCAGGTCGACGCGATCCTCGTGGGCGCGGACCGGATCGCGCGGAACGGCGACTTCGCGAACAAGATCGGGACGTACGAGAAGGCGGTGGTCGCCCACGAGAACCGGGTGCCGTTCTACGTCGCGGCGCCGTGGAGCACGTTCGACGTCGCTCGGGCCACCGGCGCGGCGATCCCGGTGGAGGAGCGGGCCGAGCACGAGGTGCTGACGTTGACCGGCCGTGCGACGGCACCGGCCCGCAGCCACGCCCGAAATCCCGCCTTCGACGTGACGCCGGCGCGCTACGTCACGGCGTTCGTCACGCCGGACGGGGTCGTGCGTCCGGCCCGTCTCGCCGGCGCGCTGCGCGCGCGGGCTCGCCGCGCGTCGCGCGCCTAG
- the uppS gene encoding polyprenyl diphosphate synthase yields the protein MAEGSTPRRSSSPYLSHIVGDTLRDLQERRLLELVRAAPVPNHLAIIMDGNRRFAGAHGLGIKDGHAAGRDTLEQLLNWCLELQIRILTVYALSTENLSRSPEEVEGLMDLFDRALRDIAVDERVHRHQIRVRVIGDRAALPARVQEAIGIAERATERYDAYQYNVALAYGGRDEIVEAIRAIAREVRDGALDPERIDSTAVSRHLYTRDLPDPDLIFRTSGEERISNFLLWQSAYSELYFSDVLWPGLTRLEFLRAIRAFQLRRRRYGE from the coding sequence GTGGCCGAAGGCTCGACGCCCCGCCGGTCGTCATCGCCGTATCTCTCGCACATCGTGGGCGACACGCTGCGCGACCTGCAGGAGCGCCGGCTGCTCGAGCTCGTGCGGGCCGCGCCGGTGCCGAACCATCTCGCGATCATCATGGACGGCAACCGGCGCTTCGCGGGCGCCCACGGCCTCGGCATCAAGGACGGCCACGCCGCGGGCCGCGACACCCTCGAGCAGCTGCTCAACTGGTGCCTCGAGCTCCAGATCCGGATCCTGACCGTCTACGCCCTCTCCACCGAGAACCTCTCCCGGTCGCCGGAGGAGGTCGAGGGACTGATGGACCTGTTCGACCGGGCCCTGCGGGACATTGCGGTGGACGAGCGCGTGCACCGCCACCAGATCCGGGTCCGGGTGATCGGCGACCGCGCGGCGCTCCCGGCACGCGTGCAGGAGGCGATCGGCATCGCGGAGCGGGCGACCGAGCGTTACGACGCCTACCAGTACAACGTCGCGCTGGCCTACGGCGGCCGTGACGAGATCGTCGAGGCGATCCGGGCGATCGCGAGGGAGGTTCGCGACGGGGCGCTCGACCCGGAGCGGATCGACTCGACGGCCGTTTCCCGCCACCTCTACACGCGAGACCTGCCAGACCCCGATCTCATCTTCCGGACCAGCGGGGAGGAGAGGATCTCGAACTTCCTGCTCTGGCAGTCCGCCTACAGCGAGCTGTACTTCTCGGACGTGCTCTGGCCCGGCCTCACGCGCCTGGAGTTCCTCCGCGCGATCCGGGCGTTTCAGCTGCGTCGCCGTCGCTATGGGGAGTGA
- a CDS encoding MFS transporter yields MVGSTYARLLRNANFLRIFSAGIGSYAGTSIAAVCLVWLVAADTGSALDVGFLGVAALVPAILVSTLGGTLVDRFDRRRLMVISDVVRALALGAVAAVLWTRGFDLATVLAASAVVGGFTVIFNPAEQALVPAIVSESEVADANGLVGSSRSAFQFVGAAVAGVLIVTVGPVTGVAVNAATFAISAALISGMLTPRFVPDPARPGYLADLRGGFAWLWKAQGFFQLTMSAMVFNFCSTVVGTFLVFYVTEVLHASALVFAALQAAQVAGLSLGSLLVGRLGAVRYAGKAWVVPYGIVSGVLALALPLWPFAPAAIGVMFVLGALGGFAGTAWLTAAQLLVPAEMQGRYYGIDGLGSYAILPAAEVGGALLIGAFGTSRTYLIAAIVWVIAGAAFLFARALWDLAVPPGRLGLTPHSDGDAAETPGSRGGTPGA; encoded by the coding sequence ATGGTGGGGTCGACCTACGCTCGGCTGTTGCGGAACGCGAACTTCCTCCGGATCTTCTCCGCGGGCATCGGATCGTACGCCGGCACCTCGATCGCCGCCGTCTGCCTGGTCTGGCTCGTCGCGGCCGATACCGGGTCCGCGCTGGACGTGGGATTCCTCGGGGTCGCCGCGCTGGTGCCGGCGATCCTGGTGAGCACGCTCGGAGGGACGCTCGTCGACCGCTTTGACCGACGCCGTCTGATGGTCATTTCCGACGTCGTGCGCGCGCTCGCGCTCGGCGCGGTCGCCGCCGTCCTCTGGACGCGTGGCTTCGACCTGGCCACCGTGCTGGCGGCGAGCGCGGTCGTGGGAGGCTTCACCGTGATCTTCAACCCGGCCGAGCAGGCGCTCGTGCCCGCGATCGTGTCCGAATCCGAGGTGGCCGACGCGAACGGGCTGGTGGGATCCAGTCGCTCCGCGTTCCAGTTCGTCGGCGCGGCCGTGGCCGGGGTGCTGATCGTCACGGTCGGACCGGTGACGGGCGTCGCCGTGAACGCGGCGACGTTCGCGATCTCGGCCGCGCTGATCTCGGGGATGCTAACGCCCCGATTCGTCCCGGACCCGGCCCGCCCCGGCTATCTCGCCGACCTGCGCGGCGGCTTCGCTTGGCTCTGGAAGGCCCAGGGCTTCTTCCAGCTGACGATGTCGGCGATGGTGTTCAATTTCTGCAGCACCGTGGTCGGGACCTTCCTCGTGTTCTACGTCACGGAGGTGCTGCACGCCTCCGCGCTCGTTTTCGCCGCGCTCCAGGCGGCCCAGGTGGCGGGTCTCTCCCTGGGATCGCTGCTGGTGGGCCGGCTCGGCGCGGTCCGCTACGCGGGCAAGGCGTGGGTCGTTCCGTACGGGATCGTCTCGGGAGTGCTCGCGCTCGCGCTGCCCCTGTGGCCGTTCGCGCCGGCGGCGATCGGCGTGATGTTCGTCCTCGGTGCGCTGGGCGGCTTCGCCGGGACCGCCTGGCTCACCGCGGCGCAGCTCCTCGTGCCGGCCGAGATGCAGGGTCGCTACTACGGCATCGACGGCCTGGGCAGCTACGCGATCCTGCCCGCCGCGGAAGTCGGCGGTGCCCTCCTCATCGGAGCGTTCGGCACGTCGCGGACGTACCTCATCGCCGCGATCGTCTGGGTGATCGCGGGCGCCGCGTTCCTGTTCGCGCGGGCGCTCTGGGATCTCGCCGTGCCGCCCGGTCGTCTCGGGCTCACTCCCCATAGCGACGGCGACGCAGCTGAAACGCCCGGATCGCGCGGAGGAACTCCAGGCGCGTGA
- the thsB gene encoding thermosome subunit beta — protein MMAGNTPILVLREGTKREKGRGALTNNIQAAKAIADAVRSTLGPRGLDKMLVDSMGDVVVTNDGVTILKEMDVEHPAAKMLVEVAKTQDQEAGDGTTTAVVLAGELLKRAESLVEQNIHPTIISQGYRLASRKALEILNQVSQPVGTNDLDTLRRIAVTSMASKSVSFNRESLGEIAVKAVSAVAEKKGDGHYVDLDNIQLIKKQGGQISDTSLIEGVIVDKEKVHAGMPPRVENPKIALLDAALEIKKTEIDAKIEINDPSQLNAFLQEEENMLHRMVETVKKAGANVVLCQKGIDDLAQHYLAKEGIFAVRRVKKSDMEKLAKATGANIVSKVSELTASDLGAAALVEERKIGEDSLTFVTGAKKAKAVSILIRGGTEHVLDEIERSLDDALNVVAVAVEDGRYVIGGGATAAELALHLRDEAAKIGGREQLAFESFSEALETIPRTLAENAGLDPIDIVIELRKAHKSGHTNAGVNVQSGKVDDMAALHVLEPIRVGRQAIESATDAAVMILRIDDVIASKSSPPPSGGPGGPGGGGMGGMGGMGGGDFGED, from the coding sequence ATGATGGCAGGGAACACGCCGATTCTGGTGCTGCGAGAGGGAACGAAGCGGGAGAAGGGGCGCGGAGCGCTCACGAACAACATCCAGGCCGCGAAGGCGATCGCCGATGCCGTGCGCTCGACGCTCGGCCCGCGCGGACTGGACAAGATGCTGGTCGACTCGATGGGCGACGTCGTCGTCACGAACGACGGGGTCACGATCCTCAAGGAGATGGACGTCGAGCATCCCGCCGCGAAGATGCTGGTCGAAGTGGCCAAGACCCAGGACCAGGAGGCCGGGGACGGGACGACCACGGCCGTCGTTCTCGCCGGTGAGCTGCTGAAGCGCGCCGAGTCCCTCGTCGAACAGAACATCCACCCCACGATCATCTCGCAAGGCTACCGCCTCGCCTCGCGCAAGGCGCTCGAGATCCTCAACCAGGTCAGCCAGCCGGTCGGCACCAACGACCTCGACACGCTCCGGCGGATCGCGGTCACCTCGATGGCCTCGAAGTCGGTCTCGTTCAACCGCGAGTCTCTCGGCGAGATCGCGGTCAAGGCGGTGAGCGCGGTCGCCGAGAAGAAGGGCGACGGCCACTATGTCGATCTCGACAACATCCAGTTGATCAAGAAGCAGGGCGGCCAGATCTCCGACACGTCCCTGATCGAGGGCGTCATCGTGGACAAGGAGAAGGTCCACGCGGGTATGCCCCCACGCGTCGAGAACCCGAAGATCGCGCTGCTCGATGCCGCGCTCGAGATCAAGAAGACCGAGATCGACGCCAAGATCGAGATCAACGACCCGAGCCAGCTGAACGCGTTCCTCCAGGAGGAGGAGAACATGCTGCACCGCATGGTCGAGACCGTGAAGAAGGCGGGAGCGAACGTCGTGCTCTGCCAGAAGGGGATCGACGACCTCGCCCAGCACTACCTCGCGAAGGAGGGGATCTTCGCGGTCCGCCGCGTCAAGAAGTCCGACATGGAGAAGCTCGCCAAGGCGACCGGGGCGAACATCGTCTCGAAGGTCAGCGAGCTGACCGCCTCGGACCTCGGCGCCGCCGCGCTCGTCGAGGAGCGCAAGATCGGCGAGGATTCGCTCACGTTCGTCACGGGAGCGAAGAAGGCCAAGGCCGTCTCGATCCTCATCCGCGGCGGCACGGAGCACGTGCTGGACGAGATCGAGCGCTCGCTCGATGACGCGCTCAACGTGGTCGCGGTCGCGGTCGAGGACGGGCGGTACGTCATCGGCGGCGGCGCGACGGCGGCGGAGCTCGCGCTCCACCTGCGCGACGAGGCGGCGAAGATCGGGGGCCGCGAGCAGCTCGCGTTCGAGAGCTTCTCGGAGGCGCTCGAGACCATCCCGCGCACGCTCGCGGAGAACGCCGGGCTCGACCCGATCGACATCGTGATCGAGCTGCGCAAGGCCCACAAGAGCGGTCACACGAACGCGGGCGTCAACGTCCAGTCCGGCAAGGTCGACGACATGGCGGCGCTCCACGTCCTGGAGCCGATCCGGGTCGGACGCCAGGCGATCGAGAGCGCCACCGACGCGGCGGTCATGATCCTGCGGATCGACGACGTCATCGCGTCCAAGTCCTCGCCCCCTCCCTCCGGCGGCCCGGGCGGCCCCGGCGGTGGCGGCATGGGCGGCATGGGTGGCATGGGCGGCGGCGACTTCGGCGAGGACTGA
- a CDS encoding metallophosphoesterase yields MARPTRVFFVADLHGSGVCWRKFVNAAKVYRADVLLVGGDIAAKTLTPIFSGPDGWTARVEGVRRSAANDTELERLEAGLRDAATVPFRTTRAEWAELEARPGALDAVFVRRACEELGRWLDWARPRLAGSGARLLLGLGNDDLTPMERVIEDDPVAELTDLEILRLDERHEMLTLPYSNPTPWATHRELPEEAIARQLDDGWAKLEDPANAVLNAHVPPFGAPLDLAPKLDASLTKVMSPGGDPEFVHVGSTAVRAALERHQPLLGLHGHIHESRGTTRFGRTLSMNCGSAYTEGALLGAVVDLGEGGVRSAVLTSG; encoded by the coding sequence GTGGCGCGTCCGACCCGGGTGTTCTTCGTCGCCGACCTGCACGGCTCGGGCGTCTGCTGGCGCAAGTTCGTCAACGCGGCCAAGGTCTACCGCGCCGACGTCCTACTGGTCGGCGGCGACATCGCCGCGAAGACGCTGACCCCGATCTTCTCGGGCCCGGACGGGTGGACCGCGCGCGTGGAGGGGGTGCGCCGCTCCGCGGCGAACGACACGGAGCTCGAGCGGCTGGAAGCCGGGCTCCGCGACGCGGCGACGGTGCCGTTCCGAACGACGCGCGCGGAGTGGGCGGAGCTCGAGGCCCGGCCCGGCGCGCTGGACGCGGTGTTCGTCCGGCGGGCCTGCGAGGAACTCGGACGATGGCTCGACTGGGCGCGGCCGCGACTCGCGGGCAGCGGGGCCCGTCTGTTGCTCGGGCTCGGCAATGACGACCTCACGCCGATGGAGCGCGTGATCGAGGACGACCCGGTCGCGGAGCTGACGGACCTCGAGATCCTCCGCCTGGACGAGCGACACGAGATGCTGACCCTCCCCTACAGCAATCCCACGCCCTGGGCGACCCACCGGGAGCTGCCCGAGGAGGCGATCGCCCGGCAGCTCGACGACGGCTGGGCGAAGCTCGAGGACCCGGCCAACGCGGTCCTCAACGCACACGTGCCGCCGTTCGGCGCCCCGCTCGACCTCGCCCCGAAGCTGGACGCCTCGCTCACGAAGGTGATGTCCCCCGGCGGCGATCCCGAGTTCGTCCACGTCGGGAGCACTGCCGTGCGCGCCGCGCTCGAGCGGCACCAGCCCCTGCTCGGCCTCCACGGTCACATCCACGAGTCGCGCGGCACGACCCGCTTCGGGCGCACGCTGTCGATGAACTGCGGGAGCGCCTACACGGAGGGGGCCCTGCTCGGCGCCGTGGTCGATCTCGGCGAGGGTGGGGTGCGTTCGGCGGTGCTGACCAGCGGCTAG